Genomic DNA from Acidobacteriota bacterium:
CCGGCGCCATCGCCCATCGGCGAGAACGTAGGTCGAGTTCGTCGGTCGATCGCTGGTGCCACCGAACAGAACGGTCTCGCGCCGGCCAACGTCGTAGGCCAGGCCGTATCCGAACTTCAATGCAGCCGAAAAGTCGACCTCGGCCTCCTCCCAGTCCTCGCCATCCCAAAGCCACGTCGACGCGTCGATGAATCCGCCAGTGCAGCCGCCTCCGTACGTGAGAACGCGCTGATCCTCGGTCCTGAAGACCATCGAGACCTGGATCACACAGTCGGGATTGGTCTCGTTCCCCAGAACGACCCAGGCGCCGTCACGGAAAGCCAGAGTCACCTTGTCGTCGTCCTGATCGATGCCCAGCATCAGAATCTCGGAGCGCGCCTCATCCCAGACCATGCTCGGATTGTCGATCTGCGGAACCGTCGCAACCGACCGCCAGGTCGTTCCGTCGAACTCCCAGGTGTCGTGGAGAATCTCGGTCCCACGACTTCCGCCATAAAGCACGACGACATTGCGAATCGGGTCGAAGGCCATCGCATGAAGCCTTCGGGCCGGCGGCGAGGCAGGCGTCTGGATCAGCGTCCACTCATCGTTCCTATAGCTCCAGGTGTCGGCGTATGTCGTCTCGCCGTCGAATCCACCAAACAGGATCACCCGTCCGCCAACGGAATCGAATGTCATCGATGCTCCGGAGCGCTTCTGAGGTGAGATCTCGGGGTAGACCCGAATCCAGTCGATCCCGTTCCACTCCCAGGTGTCGCCAAGTGAGTAGGTGATCCTCGAAGCATCGGCAGCACTGAGTCCGCCGAAGAGCACGGCAGCGCCCTCGGTCGTGCTCCACGTCATCGCCGGATTACGCCGAGCCGAGGGAAACGCCAGCGCCGACCCGGCAAAGGCGAGGATCAAAATCGAGAGTACGGCCGTCTGCACGGCTCTGGGGCATCTGCTCATCATGGCCTCTTGGGAAGTTCGGGAGTCGAATCCGCGTGAAACCGCGTCTCCCGTCGCGACCAACGGACTGCTTGTGTGTTCCATTCCCCGCCGGTGCGACGGCGCACGCGCCTCACACAATCAGGACGTTCGCGCGGCCCCGGAAGTTACGGAGATCAGCTCACGAGCTCGATCAGCTCGCTCAGCGAAGACCTCGCCTGATTCCGGATCGGGGCGTCGTCGGACGCGAGGCGGATGACCTTGTTGTACTCGGCGATCGCTTTCGAATACTCGCGGGTGTGGAGATGATGAATGCGTCCGATCTGCAGCTTCGCTTCGAGATTCCGCGGATCGACCTCGAGAATCTTGTTGAGAAAAACGAGCGCCGAGTCGAACTTGCTCTCCTCGAGCGCCATTTCATATCGCATCCGGTACAGCGCCACGAGATCCTGTGGCGATGGGCTCATCCACGCGCCCGGCAAACGGGAAAGCACTGCGGAAATCAAACGCTTCGACGAAGGTGCTTCTGTTTTCCGAATCGGAAGTCTGTCCATCACGCACGCCCTCCCTCACTTCAGACAGTTACTGTAAATATCTTATTCGATGTTCTCTTTTCACGCAATCCCGCAGATGGGCGGCACACAACACTCGTCATTCTGAGCCCGGCGTGAGCGCGGGCGAAGAACCTGGGGGCGCGTGAATCGGTGTAATGCCCTCACGCGCCTCTGCGGTCACGAGCGCCCGACCAGATCCTTCGCCGTCCTTCGGCGGCTCAAGATGACGAGGAGGTGGATTCGCGAGAGCCACGGGGGCGACGGCGATGGGTTGGATCACGGCGCCTGAGATGGGGAGACGCGGCAACGGGGTCGTCACCGCGACTCCCGATCTTCTCGAGAATTTTCAGTCCGTCCGGTTCGCAAGCGCCTCTTTACGGGCGGCCTCGAATTCGTCTCCCGGGTTCCACGACGGCATCTCTTCACTCTCCGCTACGACGAGCCCGGTCAGGAAGAGAAGCCGAGCGTCCTCGACCATCCCTTCGAAGTTCCACGAGTCCTCGAGCTCGTCGTTAACCTGGTGGTAGTTGGTCGCCTCCCAGTTTTCGATCTGCTGCTTCCCCCACCCGGCCGGTCTTCCACGGAACTTCGTTCCCGTATCGGTATAGATCGCCGGTACCCCGATCCGGGCGAAGTGGAACTGATCGCTCCGATAGAAGAAACCCCTGTCGGGGAACTGGTCTCCCTGGACCGACCGGCCCTGCATCGCTGCGAAGCGCTCGACGATCGAATCGAGAGAGGATTTTCCGTACCCGATGAAGGTCAGATCCTCGGTGCGACCCCAGATGTTTGCGCCATCGATATTGATGTTCGCCGCAATTTTTCCGGGCTCGATCGTCGGATGATCCGCCCAGTACCGGCTTCCGAGAAGTCCCTGTTCCTCTGCTGCCACGAAGAGAAACATCACCGAGCGCGCTGGCCGAGCCGGGAGCTCCGTGAATGCTTTCGCGATCGCCAGAACCTGCGAGGTTCCGGATCCGTTGTCGAGTGCTCCGTTGTAGATCCGGTCTCCCTCCCCCTCTTCGGCCGTCCCGAGATGATCGTGGTGGGCCGTATAGATGACGACCTCGTCGCGAAGAATCGAATCGCTTCCGCGGAGGATTCCGGCGACGTTCGCCGTAGTCACAGCCGAGATCTCGACCGCGAGATCGAGCGAGGTCCGAATACCGAGCGGGACCGGTCGGAAGTCCTTCCGCCTCGCCGACTCGACGAGCTGGTCGAGATCCTTCCCCGCGAGCTTCATGAGCTCCCGCGCCGCGTCCTCACTCACCCATGCCTCGACGCTCAGCCGCGGCTCCGGACCGGCAGGGAGTCCGAACTGCTCGCCGGTCCATGACGTCTGAACCACCTGCCACGGATATCCCGCCGTCGGTGTGGTGTGGATCACGATTGCTCCGGCTGCACCCTGCCTCGCGGCACTCTCATATTTATAGGTCCAGCGCCCGTAGTAAAGCCGGCGATCCCCCTCGAAGAGATTCGGGGCCCAGTCGGGATCGTTGTTCATGAACACGAGGGTTTTTCCCTTCAGGTCCATCCCTTTGAAGTCATCCCACCCGTACTCGGGAGCTTCGATTCCGTATCCGACGAAGACGAGCTCGGAGTTGTTCAGCGACGATTGCTTTTTCTGCTGCCCCGAAACCGCGACGAACTCCTCCCCTCGATCGAGCCTTACGGTCTGTCCGCCCCTCGAGAACGTCCACGTCGCCGGAACTTTCGTATCGACGCCGACGATGTCGAACGGCTGCGTCCAGGTGCCGTCGATACCGGCCGGCTCGAGGCCGAGTTTCTCCATCTCGGTCGACAGGTAGAGCTGAGTCAGCGCATCGCCCTCGGTGGCCGGACCTCTGCCGCCGAGCAGATCATCCGAGAGAAATCGGACGTGTGCCCGGAGCAGCGAGCCGTCGATCGAGTCCCCAGCCTCCAGCGCCTGCGGCGGAAGCGGATCGGGCTCGTGGGCCATGACGCCAAAGGCCGCGAGCATTGAAATCATGAGAATCGTCAGTCTGCGCATCGTGAACTGCTCCTTTCATCTCGAACCGGAGTCTATCAATCCGGGAAGGTCCGAAGGCATCGGGATGGATTGAATGCCTTTAACTCCTCGAATCTCGCGAAGTCGCGGTGCCCATCACAGCCCAGAAGGACGCGAACGCTCAGCTTTCGCTCTCTTCGGCGTGCACTTCCTCGCCAGCCGGCGTCACCAGATACCATTCCGCTCCCGACTCGACGATGTCCTGGCCCCTGGCGTCCCCCGGCTGTTGATCCTGCGCGTAATAGTAGAGAGGCCAGCCGCCATAGGTCACCTGGGTCGTGCCGTCAGTCCTCGTAATCGTGCCGAGCATCCCCGTCTGAACAGTGGGATCACTGGCACTCGGTTCGCCGTCGGTCATCAGCGGAGGCCACACCTGGGCGCACGAGTCGTAGCAAGTGCTCCCCTGCTGTCCCTCATCCTTCTTGAAGAGATAGAGGCTCATCCCCGAATCGTCGACTAGGTGCTGACCATACGGCTCGGTCGTCCGAACCCCGATCATGGCGGAACGAGCGGTCATCTCCTGGGTCGTCTCCGGCTCCGCAGCGGGACGCGTCTCGGTCATGCTCGCCGGTTCCTCGAGCTCCTGCTCCGGGGCACAACCGACCGCGAGCACTGCCATCGAGAGCGTCACGAGGACTGATTTCAGGTTTTCGAATTTCATCTGCTCCTCCTTTCGGTTTCGAGTTGCTTCGAAGAGCAAGAAGCCCGCCGCTCTCTCGGCCCATCAGACCGGAAGTCCGCGTCATTCGGCTTGAGAAAATGAAGCTCCGCGAGACCTCACGGGGTCAATATGCGTTTTCGTGACGGAAGCCGTAGCGAATGGTCATCAGCAGGATCTTCAGGTCGAGAAAGAGCGACCAGTTCTCGATGTAGAAGAGGTCGTGCTCGACGCGCATTCGCACCGAGGTGTTGCCACGCCAGCCGTGAACCTGCGCCCAGCCGGTCATACCGGCGCGGACCTTGTGTCGGAGCATGTAGTGAGGAAACTCTTCGCGGAACTTCTCCACGAACTCGGGGCGCTCGGGGCGAGGCCCGACCAGACTCATCTCGCCTCGCAACACGTTGATCAGCTGAGGAAGCTCGTCGAGTGACCAGCGGCGGATGAACCGCCCGACCCTGGTCCGTCGCTCGTCATCGCGCGAGGCCCACACGGCTCCGCTCGCAGCCTCGGCGTCGTTCTTCATCGAGCGGAACTTGATCATCTCGAAGGGCTGGCCATCGAGACCCATCCGGCGCTGCCGGTAGACGACCGGAGCACCGTCCTCCAGCCGGATCGCTGCCGCAATTCCGATCATCACCGGAGCGAACAGGATCGAAGCGACGGTCGCCGTCACGAGATCGAAAATCCGTTTGAGCAGGCTGTTCCATCCCGCGAGCGGCGTCTCCGACAGATTCACCGTGGGAAGTCCGTCGAGATCCTCGACCTTCGAGCGAAGAGCCATGTACTGGAGCAGATCCGGTACGACGTGCACCGATACGTACTCGCGCGAAAGCCGGTCGAGAAGCATCATCGTCTCGGGAGCCGACTGATGCGGCATCGCGACATAGACGTGATCGATCTGCCGCGACCTCAGAAGGCGCACCACATCGTCCGGCGTCCCGAGATACTCCGGATCACCTTCGAACGGCGCCGCGGCGACGTAGCCGACGACCGTGAGACCGAGCCCGCGGTGATCCTCGATTCGTCGGATCACCTCCCGGGCGAGGTCGCCTCCCCCGACGACGAGCACCCGCTCGAGGCCCTCCCCGCGACGAATTCGACGCCCGATCAGCCAGCGGGCGATGAGCCGCCCGCCTGAAATGAACAGCAGCGAGCAAATCGAGAAGAGTGCCAGGGTCGCGCGTGAATAGTCACCCCCCGCAGGCCGGAACCACAACAGAAGCCCCGACAGAACGATCGTCGACGAGGCCACCCCCATGGCGACGCTCAGCAGCTCTTCGATCGCCGTCCGGCCGGGACGCTGACGGTAGATTCCATGCAGGGTGAAGATCAGCGGAAACAAAACCGCGACGAGCGGTACCAGCCGCAGGTATACCGAAAGATCCTGCGGGCCACGCGTGACCGGAATGATCTCGACGACGAAACGGAGGTACCAGGCAGTCACGAGCGCAGCGCTGGCGGCAAGCGCATCCAGGAGCACGTGAATCGAAGCGAGAATTCTCTGTCTTCGACGGATCAAGCCAGAACCTCCCTCAGCAGTTCGCTCATCCGACTGATGAAACCGCTTCTGGGAAATCGGGATGCTCGATCGCGCAGAACCGGGCGGTCCCAGTCGATTCTCTCGGCCGCCAGCATCGCCTCCTCGAGCCCTGATACCTGATCATCGTAGAGGATGCCGGTCTTCTGGTGGATCACGGAGTCGACCACGCCTCCCTCCGACGGGGCGACGACCGGCGTTCCGAGCGCCATCGCCTCCAGCGCGGTGATGCCGAAATCCTCGACACCGGGAATCACCAGCGATCTCGCACAGCCTACCAGGTCGAACAGCTCCTCACGATCGACGTGCCCTCTGAACTCCGCGACGCTTCCCCATCGCGACTCCAGCCGGCGCCGGTCCGGTCCAGTGCCGATGATGATCAGCTTCCGGGCGATCCGGCTTGCGGCCACGATCGCCCGCTCGACTCGCTTGTAGGGAACCAGCGCGGATACCACCACGTGCCACTGGTCCCGCCCCTCGGGCAGCGGTTCGCTGAGAAATGAGTCGTCGACAAAGGGGTGTACGACATCCGCGTCGCAACCGTAGTAATCGCGGATACGCTGTCGCACGAAGCTCGAGTTCGCAATGAAGCGGTCGACTCCGGCCGAGCTGGAGACATCCCACCGCCTGAGAGCCGGCGCGAGCGCGCTCGCGGCGAGTCTCTGAATCGGCCGGCCCGGCGGGAAGTAATCGTCGAATCGGTCCCAGACGTACCTCATCGGGGTATGGCAATAGGAAACGTGGGGAACCCCTCCCGTGTCGACGCCCTTCGCGACACAATGACTCGAGGAAACCACCAGATCGTATTCGCGGAAATCCCACGCGCGGACCGCGGCGGGGAACAGCGGGAGGAGGTACCGATAGTTCGGAATCTTCGAGGCGAGCCGCTGGAGCGATGAGGTCGTGATCGAGTGGGCCTCGAGCTCAGGAGAAACGGATCCTTCGAAATGGAAGAGCGTGTAGAGGTCCGCGCCGGGGAAAATCTCGAGAATCGCCTCGAGCACCTGTTCCCCTCCGCGCATCCCCGTGAGCCAGTCGTGAACGACGGCGACTTTCAGATTCCCGAGAGGATTACGCTCAGTCGTTCGCACCCGACTCCGCTTTTCCGGGGGTCGAGGCGAGCGGATACTCCCCCGTCCGCGCTGCACATTTTCTGCAGTGAAAGTCGTACTCGAAGTAGTCCTCGGCTGGAGTTTCGCTGAGACACTGGACACAGACATGTTTTCCGGTTCGCCCCGGGCGGAGCCTCGGTACGGATTCCTCGTTCATCGTCTCGACGCCCCGGCATGATACGTGCCGCGGACGACCAGCGTCCATACGCGATGACCCCTGTGTGAAATAATCGCCTGAATCGCCAGCTCACCGATCGAGTCGCCCGCCGAGTGTAAACAGAGCTTCTCGATTCTGCGCCCATGCAACCGACAGGAGGTCAGATGATCAGCAAACTTTCGCGGGCCTTCGTGCTCGGGACATTCCTCCTGGCTCTTCCCGCTCTCTACATCGCTCCGCAGTGAGACCGGAAACGGCGTCGGTCGATCGGAAGTTCATGATGCGAGCTCTCGAGCTCGCGAAAAAGGGTCTTTATTCGGTCAGCCCCAATCCCATGGTCGGGGCCGTGGTGGTCCACGACGGAGAGATCATCGGGGAAGGGTGGCACGAACGTGCCGGCAAGGCGCACGCGGAGATTCTGGCGCTCGATTCCGTTTCGCGGGATCCGCGAGGATCGACGTTGTACGTGACGCTCGAGCCCTGCCGCCATCACGGTCGCACACCTCCCTGCGTCGACCGGATCCTCCACAGCGGCATCGCGCGGGCCGTCATCGCAACCGAAGATCCGGGCGAAGCGATGTCGGGCGAGTCGGTTCGCCAGCTCCAGGAGCAGGGACTCGACGTCACCACCGGGATCTGCCGCGACGAGGCCGAACGTCTCAATGAAGTGTTCCTCCGGTCCGTCAGAAGCGGCCGGCCGTTCATCGCGATCAAGGCCGCGATGACGCTCGACGGAAAAATGGCCACCGAATCCGGCAGGAGCCAGTGGATCACCTCCGATGAGGCGCGTCGTCGCGGACTGGAGCTGCGCGAGCGGTACGACGCCATTCTGACCGGGAGCGGAACCGTGAGGGCTGACGATCCGCGTCTCACACGCCGGCTCGGGCTCGCCTCGTCGATCCAGAAGCACACCAGAGTGATCCTCGATGCCTCCGGGACCCTACCGCTCTCGGCCGGCGTCATCAATGACGGTGCGGCCCCGACGCTGGTTTTCACCCCGAACCCCGGACGATACGAAAGCTCGGTTTGCGAAGCGATCGAAGCGCCAGCCGAGTCGGGACGGATCGATCTCGACTTCGTCCTCGGCGATCTCGGTCGCCGCGGAATTCGCTCGCTGCTGACCGAAGGGGGACCATCGATCATCCGATCGTTCGTCGATGCCGGGCGCTGGGACAAGATCTACGCCTTCATCGCGCCTCTTCTCGCCGGCGGCAGCGAACGCTACGGTTTTCTTTCGGGATCGGTCGTGGCCGATCTCGATCAGGCCGTGAGATTTCGCTTCGATGAGATCGAGAGGATCGATCCCGACGTCCTGCTCATCGCCCGGCCACTGAAGCGAGCGACGCACGAGTCGGATTCGTGAAGTTTCGACTGCTGCTTCTTCCACCGCGTTAGAATTCGCGAATGCTCACGTGCAGCCACTGCGGAGTACCTTTCGAAGTGAACGACGCCGAGTGCAGCTCGTGCGGAAAATCGTTCACAAGCTACGGGTTTCTCGACAACCCGCGGCGAACGATCGGGGTCTGGCTCTTCTCGGTCTATCTGATCGGCAGCGGCATGACCTCCTTCGCCCTCGTTCCCTACTTCGCCCTGCTTCAGTTCGCCAGCTCCGAACCGGGTCTCGCCGAGTTCGCCGGAATCTTCTCTCGTGAGCTCGGGATCGCGCTGCTCGTCGCCGGCACCCTCGAGCTCGTCGCCGGCTTCCTGCTCTTCACTCTGAAGAAGGCTGCCATCCCCTTCATGCTCCTCGCGCTCATCGCGGGATTTTTTGCGGCCATTCCGATCATCAACCACATCGGAGCTTCCGGACCGCTGATGACGATCACGGTCGGATTCGTTTTCAGCGTTGCCGTTCAGATCGTCGCACTCTGGTATGCGTGGCGGCTTGCCGCCGAGGGGATTCTCGGCTGGACTCCCGACAGGATCAGAGCGAAAGGGTTTTCTTACTGATGAAGGACATCTCCCCCCGCTTCATCCCGAAGATCTTCGCGCTGCTCCTTCTCGGCGTGCTCTCGATCACGATTTCTGCGGACGAGTACGAAGACCGCGCAAGAGAAATCCTCCGCAGGGTTCCACTCATCGATGGGCACAACGACGTCCCGTGGACGCTTCGGGAAGCGGTTGCCAACCACATCGCCCGAGTCGATCTGAGCCGTGACACCACGACGCTCCCCGCCCCGATGCACACCGACATCCCCCGGCTGCGAAGGGGAATGGTCGGTGCGCAGTTCTGGTCGGTCTATGTGCCGGCAGACCTCGAGGAGCCGGTAGCCGTCCAGACGACCCTCGAACAGATCGACGTCGCAAAGCGGATCACCGCTGCGTATCCTACGGTCTTCGAGCTGGCACTGGACGCGGACGACATCGAGCGCATCCACCGCTCAGGAAAAATTGCGTCGCTCATCGGAATGGAGGGAGGACATTCGATCGGATCATCACTCGCGGTTCTGCGGCAGATGTACGAGCTTGGCGCCCGCTACATGACGATCACGCACTCCGACAACACTCCGTGGGCAGATTCCGCCACCGACGACCCGGAACACGACGGCCTCACTCAATTCGGTGAAGAAGTAATTCGTGAGATGGCGCGACTCGGAATGCTCGTCGACATGTCTCACCTCGCCGAAACGACGATGCACGACATCCTCGACGTCACACCGGCTCCCGTGATCTTCTCCCACTCGTCTGCCCGGGCGCTCAATGCCCATCCCCGAAACGTGCCCGACGCCGTCCTGAGGAGACTTCCGGAGAACGGCGGGGTCGTCATGGTCACGTTCGTTCCTTCCTTCATCTCCGAAGAGGTGCGCCAGTGGCGTGCTGCGAGAGACGCGGAAGAAGCCCGGCTGAAATCACTCTGGACGGGACGTCCGGACGCAGTCGCGGCCGCATTCGCCAAGTGGCAGCTCGAGCATCCATCCCCCGTGGCGACGCTGAGCCAGGTCGCCGACCACATCTATCACATCCGAGCCGTCGCGGGGATCGATCACATCGGCATCGGCTCGGATTTCGACGGGATCTCGTCGACGCCGACGGGCCTCGAGGGAGTCGAGACGTTCCCTGCGCTCTTCGCCGAGCTTCTCCGTCGCGGATATTCGGACAATGACTTCGAAAAGATTGCAGGCCTCAATGTCCTTCGGGTGATGCGACGAAGCGAAGAGGTTGCCGCGGAGCTGCAGCGCGCCCGGCCACCCTCCGATGCCCTCATCACGGAGCTCGACCGGGAGTGAGCGCTTCGTCCGCGGGTGGGACCGTCGTCGTCATCCCTTCCCGCTATGGCTCGACGAGATTCCCCGGCAAGGCTCTCGTCCCGATCGCCGGCAAATCGCTGATCAGCCGCGTGTGGGAGAGAGTGATCGAGGCCCGGATTCCCGCTGGAGTCTGGGTGGCGACCGACGACCCCAGGATCGAGCAGCACGTCCGCGAGATCGGAGGCCGGGTCGTGATGACTCCCGGCGACTGTGCAACGGGAACCGATCGGATCGCCGCCGCGATCGATGCGATCCGCGACGAGCTCGGACGCGAGCCGGCGTTTGTGATCAACGTCCAGGGAGACGAGCCGCTGATCGATCCGGAGCTCGTCGATCGAATCGCGTCGACGCTCGAGAGCAGCGGCGCGGACGTGGTCACTCTCGCCTGCCCGCTGGGTGCACCGGACGAGCTCGACCGTCCGGACGTCGTCAAGGTCGTGACCGATCTCGAGAGCTATGCGCTCTATTTTTCGCGCTCGCCGATCCCGCACGGCAACACGCAGACAGCCCGCCGGCACATCGGGGTCTACGGATTCCGCTCGGAGGTCCTGCGCCAGTTCACAGAGCTCCCTCCTTCTCCTCTGGAGCGCTCCGAAAAGCTCGAACAGTTGCGACTTCTTCAGAACGGATTTAAAATTCTGGTGCTGGAGACGGATCGACCGCATCAGGGCGTGGACCAGCCAGAGGACGTCGCCCGGGTCGAGCGGGCCCTGGAAAGCGAATGACGCAATTCTGTAAACCAGGACATGGGGAGTCGAGTTGAGCGGCGTCCGCCGCCAACGCCCGAGCCACCAGCAGTCCCCACCCCTCTCTTCCCCATCAGGCACCGTAACTGAAACAAACCCGTCATGCGGGCGGTTTCCGCTCCGGAGCGGACAGCCGACCATGGCGATGACATCAACCGCAGCGCTTTTCGAATCGAGGTCTGGATGAGCACCAAGTACATTTTCGTGACCGGCGGAGTCGTATCCTCCCTTGGAAAAGGAATCGCTGCGTCGTCGATCGGCGCTCTTCTCGAAGCGCGCGGATTTCGCGTCACGATGCAGAAATTCGATCCCTACGTAAACGTCGATCCGGGGACGATGTCGCCCTTCCAGCACGGAGAGGTCTACGTCACCGACGACGGCGCCGAGACCGACCTCGACCTCGGTCACTACGAGCGCTTCACCCACATGAAGGCGACTCGTCGCAACAACTTCACGACCGGACGCATCTACCAGCAGGTCATCGACAAGGAACGGCGCGGGGACTACCTCGGCAAGACCGTCCAGGTCATTCCCCACGTCACCGACGAGATCAAGCAGAGCATTCGAGAAGTCACGGCCGACCAGGACATCGACGTCGTCATCGTCGAGATCGGCGGAACCGTCGGCGACATCGAATCGCTCCCGTTCCTCGAAGCGATCCGCCAGTTCCGTCAGGAGGTCGGCCGGGGCAACGCGATCAACGTCCACCTGACGCTCGTACCATTCATCAAGGCTTCCAACGAGCTGAAGACCAAACCGACCCAGCATTCGGTCAAGGAGCTCCGCGAGATCGGTATTCAGCCCGACATTCTTCTCTGCCGCTCCGACCGGATCATTCCCGACGAGATGCGCCGCAAGATCGCGCTGTTCTGCAATGTCGAGGAAGAAGCCGTCATCCCCGCCTACGACGTCGACTACATCTACCAGGTCCCACTCTCGCTTTCCCGCGAAGGGCTGGACGGGATTCTTCTCGACAAGCTTCACCTTCCGCAGGAAGAGCTCGCCGATCTCACCAAGTGGGAAGAGATCGTGCGAAAGCTCCGCCATCCCGAAGACATCATTCGGATCGGTTTCGTCGGCAAGTACGTCGACTTCGGCGATTCCTACAAGTCATTGAACGAAGCGCTCCTTCACGGTGGTGTCGCCAACAATGTTCGAGTGGAGATCCGCTACATCGACTCCACTGAGCTCGAAAAGGATGGCTATCACGGCGAGCTTCAGGGAGTGGACGGCATTCTCGTCGGTCCCGGGTTCGGAGAGCGCGGCGTAGAAGGGATGCTCCAGGCGATCCGGTATGCACGCGAAAAGAAAGTCCCCTTCCTCGGGATCTGCATGGGGATGCAGTGCGCCGTCATCGAGGTCGCACGAAATCTCGCCGGCCTCACGGGGGCGAACTCCACCGAATTCGACGAGGACGCTCCTTTCAAGGTGATCTACAAGCTCCGCGATCTGATCGGCGTCGACGCGCTCGGAGGAACGATGCGCCTCGGCAAGTACCCCTGCGAGCTGGAGGAAGGATCGCTTGCGCGCCGCGCTTACGAGAGCGAGCTCGTCGAGGAACGGCACCGTCACCGTTTCGAGGTCAACCCGGAGTATGTGCAGCGTCTCGAAGAGCAGGGGCTCAAAATGACCGGGAAGTCGCCCGACGGCAAGTTCATCGAGATCGTCGAGCTGGCGGATCACCCCTGGTTCCTCGGATGTCAGTTCCATCCCGAGTATCGCTCCCGCCCATCGCGCCCGCATCCGCTTTTCCGCGACTTCATTGAGGCAGCGCGAAAGTTCAAGGGCTCGCGCGGCGCACAACCGGAGCCGGCCGCACAGAACACGCACTCCGAGGAAACCGTAGAGAGGGACGAACACGCTCTCGAGGAAGTTCCTTGACGCGTGCCATCCCGATCGGAAATGTGACGATCGGCGGACAGAGTCCACCAGTTTTCATCGCGGGACCATGCGTCATCGAGTCGCGCGACCACGTGATGAAGATGGCCGATGAGCTGGTCGCGCTGCGCGATGAGCTCGGCATCTCACTGATCTTCAAGTCGTCGTTCGACAAGGCGAACCGCAGCAGTATCGACTCCTTCCGCGGCCCGGGACTCGACGAAGGACTGGCGATTCTCGCCGAGGTCGCGAGCGAGCACGGGTTGCCCGTTCTGTCGGACATCCACGACGTATCGCAGGCCGGGCCGGCAGCCGAGGTCCTCGACGTTCTTCAGATTCCGGCGTTTCTCTGCCGCCAGACCGATCTGATCGTCGCCGCGGCGAAGACCGGCAAGGCGGTCAACGTCAAGAAGGGACAGTTCCTCTCGCCCGAGGAGACGAAGAACATCCTTCAGAAAGGTGACGAGGC
This window encodes:
- the kdsB gene encoding 3-deoxy-manno-octulosonate cytidylyltransferase, translating into MSASSAGGTVVVIPSRYGSTRFPGKALVPIAGKSLISRVWERVIEARIPAGVWVATDDPRIEQHVREIGGRVVMTPGDCATGTDRIAAAIDAIRDELGREPAFVINVQGDEPLIDPELVDRIASTLESSGADVVTLACPLGAPDELDRPDVVKVVTDLESYALYFSRSPIPHGNTQTARRHIGVYGFRSEVLRQFTELPPSPLERSEKLEQLRLLQNGFKILVLETDRPHQGVDQPEDVARVERALESE
- a CDS encoding CTP synthase, with product MSTKYIFVTGGVVSSLGKGIAASSIGALLEARGFRVTMQKFDPYVNVDPGTMSPFQHGEVYVTDDGAETDLDLGHYERFTHMKATRRNNFTTGRIYQQVIDKERRGDYLGKTVQVIPHVTDEIKQSIREVTADQDIDVVIVEIGGTVGDIESLPFLEAIRQFRQEVGRGNAINVHLTLVPFIKASNELKTKPTQHSVKELREIGIQPDILLCRSDRIIPDEMRRKIALFCNVEEEAVIPAYDVDYIYQVPLSLSREGLDGILLDKLHLPQEELADLTKWEEIVRKLRHPEDIIRIGFVGKYVDFGDSYKSLNEALLHGGVANNVRVEIRYIDSTELEKDGYHGELQGVDGILVGPGFGERGVEGMLQAIRYAREKKVPFLGICMGMQCAVIEVARNLAGLTGANSTEFDEDAPFKVIYKLRDLIGVDALGGTMRLGKYPCELEEGSLARRAYESELVEERHRHRFEVNPEYVQRLEEQGLKMTGKSPDGKFIEIVELADHPWFLGCQFHPEYRSRPSRPHPLFRDFIEAARKFKGSRGAQPEPAAQNTHSEETVERDEHALEEVP
- the kdsA gene encoding 3-deoxy-8-phosphooctulonate synthase, yielding MTRAIPIGNVTIGGQSPPVFIAGPCVIESRDHVMKMADELVALRDELGISLIFKSSFDKANRSSIDSFRGPGLDEGLAILAEVASEHGLPVLSDIHDVSQAGPAAEVLDVLQIPAFLCRQTDLIVAAAKTGKAVNVKKGQFLSPEETKNILQKGDEAGSDKVFLTERGSSFGYQNLVVDMRSFPIMRSYGAPVVYDITHSMQRPGGEGTYTGGTRQFARPLARAAAAVGVDGFFMEVHDRPDEALSDKTTQLDIGIARGVIEDILRIREALG